In one window of Syntrophorhabdaceae bacterium DNA:
- a CDS encoding class I SAM-dependent methyltransferase, translating into MDSKERFSDRVDAYRKYRPRYPDEIADTLKSKCNLNARTVVADIGSGTGIFSELLVDHCDRVYAVEPNQNMRQAAQENLSKYTNFISIDGSAESTNLAAKSVDIVCAAQSFHWFDEEKTQQEFSRILRGEKWVILIWNDRIAHGDDFNAAYNDLLRQFFSQERKANRKMINEEVIGKFYGSSGCEISTMYNYQELDLDGLKGRFLSSSYTPKESSRYHASALNKLKDIFHEYQQDGHVVIKYNTKVYYGRII; encoded by the coding sequence ATGGATAGTAAAGAAAGATTTTCGGACAGGGTAGACGCGTACAGGAAATACCGTCCACGGTATCCAGACGAAATTGCAGATACACTAAAGTCTAAATGTAATCTGAATGCGCGCACTGTCGTTGCCGATATTGGTTCCGGAACAGGTATATTTTCCGAGCTGCTGGTTGATCACTGTGACAGGGTATACGCGGTAGAACCGAATCAGAACATGCGACAGGCAGCGCAAGAAAACCTGTCAAAATATACAAATTTCATAAGCATTGATGGAAGTGCTGAAAGTACAAACCTTGCAGCAAAATCAGTTGATATCGTTTGTGCCGCCCAATCGTTTCACTGGTTTGACGAAGAAAAAACACAGCAAGAATTTAGTCGAATATTAAGGGGCGAGAAATGGGTCATCTTAATTTGGAATGACAGGATCGCGCATGGGGACGACTTCAATGCTGCATACAACGATCTACTGAGACAGTTTTTTTCACAAGAACGAAAGGCGAATCGAAAAATGATTAATGAAGAGGTAATCGGCAAATTCTACGGAAGTAGCGGTTGTGAAATATCAACAATGTATAATTATCAAGAACTTGATCTTGATGGTCTTAAGGGAAGATTCTTGTCGTCATCATACACGCCAAAAGAAAGTTCTCGATATCATGCATCAGCGCTTAATAAGCTGAAAGACATATTCCATGAATATCAACAAGATGGTCATGTTGTTATTAAGTATAATACTAAAGTGTATTATGGGAGAATTATATAA